In a genomic window of Anoplopoma fimbria isolate UVic2021 breed Golden Eagle Sablefish chromosome 6, Afim_UVic_2022, whole genome shotgun sequence:
- the sfr1 gene encoding swi5-dependent recombination DNA repair protein 1 homolog, translated as MEVTPKADKSVRSEYSPPLHSEESSPCEHKEEKHHQKLSSSLRERLKRSRRSFTSPFSVAKRLCVDEKEKEEEEEEENGQQVSADSWETPPIMPSGDADRNGEESGSQRLSGRIPEPTRPPPSRDFTQQRDRLRKEVKDKMETLRRLKMVKMYRSKNDLTQLKTLIDKWRSCAQAALYELQSDVPIEGRKASLSGLIDLFGLEDGILHFDRTEEDFTA; from the exons ATGGAGGTCACGCCTAAAGCAGACAAATCTGTCAGATCTGAGTATTCTCCACCTCTTCATTCAGAGGAGTCAAGCCCCTGTGAACACAAGGAGGAGAAG CATCACCAAAAGCTGAGTTCCTCTCTGAGGGAGAGGCTGAAGAGATCAAGGCGCTCCTTCACCTCGCCCTTCTCTGTGGCCAAACGCCTTTGTGTCgatgagaaggagaaggaggaggaggaggaggaggagaatggcCAACAAGTTTCAGCAGATTCCTGGGAGACTCCACCGATCATGCCCAGTGGTGATGCAGACAGAAATGGGGAGGAATCAGGGAGTCAAAGGTTATCTGGACGCATTCCCGAACCAACACGCCCTCCTCCTTCCAGAGACTTTACACAACAGCGAGACCGACTGAGGAAGGAGGTGAAAGACAAGATGGAGACGCTGCGCAGGCTCAAGATGGTTAAAATGTACAGGAGCAAG AATGATTTAACGCAGCTCAAAACCCTGATTGACAAGTGGAGGAGCTGTGCTCAGGCTGCACTGTATGAGCTCCAGTCAGACGTCCCCATAGAAGGACGAAAGGCCAGCCTGTCGGGGCTTATTGACCTCTTTGGTCTGGAAGATGGCATTCTGCACTTTGACCGCACAGAGGAGGACTTCACTGCCTAA
- the cfap43 gene encoding cilia- and flagella-associated protein 43 yields the protein MDGNGSLEVRWIRGFPNKSIEFVDNETVCYKCGNNICFLNLETQKQNVLQSPGRGVGAFTANGTNGNFAFSEEKLSPSIFVYIFPELELKNELKGTAQLDYTSLTLSTGGPYLGCCSSFPDHIITVWNWENGEPICTQPQAGKDVISLVFNPLNWIQLCALGNQSLTVWNIEKSASFHVLKPSVIELPATDGSFVERLVATAHTVSDRLPYFGLEMPPSAISGLKGDKAESIVTKLCTKARLTPSAICWTSTSELYVGCVEGFLLLVDPESLSVSVIFNPTTADAIPELKQRNFQSLTLHRNGLIAVGKEGVVHSLQIKAAQINITQTWQLERPVTTVMYSPDYETLLFSSNTGQIYVLNPTRSDKIVKVLDVLSGNFLAAALSHSDKNICVSVRDSGVLQLWSADGICLGSLSLQAEVTSLACCPIAQYAAVGTVSGNVLFIDLNREQQPRLVHRIHLYHTPVDHLVFDQEGHYLLTGSSDSYIYVLDAKPSKKFSIIGYTVVTGPILSLSTQCIRDCEQVKVLAQCTGQELTVLSLPTRELSGPDCVDRRGCLSTHILNLSRYQVPHTLESCVLGVSEVFAYCQKRKTLQRFELPQDTDSLSSQQVVQLKPEQEVRGHPLGPVSLILSPHQSWLASVGRDGLLLIRETASMERYIELQCHSCRLGGVRSVSFSADSQTLLTAGFKDGSLVCSDLRIKGADAGTLNEATKYSQSLNHFLKKIFKTENIILIKLPEWGQGSPAGTVKPEESEVGGGADTVDVTEQDESYNSLLFAPPSDPTWLESRREEIIKEDNEQYSDTKKNLRKTIKELRDNIQEMMRENENLPDIERLEQQEFNLDVEEQRRLEAMMEQEVTRVRNEVEWEISAKRYLSDVLRRECWDSMKVKGKAIQAFHSEQQVKNYPLKERTDKEVEDLQRVQIMRKIEMAACTQSGLKKTFNTTSVKEEEQREEGHDAESADVTGSCSAQLGCSNPHIYDQFCLQTTEQRINQIIMLQDVIYRIKTAFNADFEAMHKQKVQELNRVKDRNRHIREIMLELDMREKLWEPSLTTSEQPERLLTVDDSEIRAEKYLTPEQKKEEERRKLEEQKRSASKGDNIRDRALDYMMDGVLEVKKEDILKMEIPPPEFVLSKPGIQWSEEEKKVFKEYEKKTKDLSEEKEKYKKSMETEMKKLQASNREAAERFDETLTKLFEKKVKCEMAIYQEELKITYLVYSVLVEDEMRNRELELKLKLEKTLAHKEEIREEVKKHEEELELFHESYESIVAEDKVLDKEFRKEFFDVRSHVVDHLYKLFKCRPRVQKMRTQTDNSSNLFKEQRLCSSLAPDALGKMLKAMEELDAPENMPEYVSPQIWERFCLVRRAKVESEQKVKVKALTSAEMHAFVQKRRDEESTAQQEIKNLSDRLESLHKEKNRFLKDIMVQVLLKQGQVEVSTTDLTADYTDSVLSHRIVVENLNRTIRTLGEQKIASMVECKDFRKGIIQLLWEHRMMGMQIEDFNTKARDIQMLRLSEEQQDYLNKTDRDSRVSKQVSILEKTIAFQEKTHLQSVEQHMKKIEQLNRQAAEKAKKNKTVEQQLPNMQVTVAERKHIHEAIASEENQVTKTEERYQEIIQRRNLEDFARAQGDELAFLWAEVQRLRMKNFPSLDQLKHN from the exons ATGGATGGCAATGGAAGTTTAGAAGTCAG GTGGATACGAGGTTTTCCAAACAAGAGCATCGAGTTTGTTGACAATGAAACAGTTTGCTACAAATGTGGGAATAATATCTGTTTCCTCAACCTGGAgacacaaaagcaaaatgtgCTCCAGAGTCCTGGGAGAGGAGTTGGTGCATTCACAGCCAATGGCACCAATGGGAACTTCGCTTTCTCCGAGGAGAAGCTGTCCCCATCTATATTTGTCTACATTTTCCCTGAGTTAGAGTTGAAGAATGAACTTAAAG GCACAGCACAACTGGACTACACATCTCTGACATTAAGTACTGGTGGTCCTTATTTGGGCTGTTGTTCATCTTTTCCAGATCACATCATAACAGTGTG GAACTGGGAAAATGGTGAGCCAATTTGTACACAACCACAAGCTGGGAAGGATGTCATTTCTTTGGTGTTCAACCCTCTGAACTGGATCCAGCTCTGTGCTTTGGGCAATCAGTCGCTCACTGTCTGGAATATTGAGAAGAGTGCCAGCTTTCATGTCCTGAAACCAAG TGTGATAGAGCTTCCAGCAACTGATGGTTCCTTTGTTGAGAGATTGGTGGCCACCGCTCATACTGTCAGCGACAGACTGCCCTATTTCGGTCTTGAGATGCCTCCATCAGCCATCTCAGGGCTCAAGGGAGACAAGGCAGAAAGCATTGTg ACTAAACTCTGCACCAAAGCCAGACTTACTCCTAGTGCCATCTGCTGGACCTCCACATCAGAGCTTTATGTGGGCTGTGTGGAAGGCTTTCTGCTCCTTGTTGACCCAGAGAGCCTCTCTGTCTCAGTCATCTTCAACCCcacaa CTGCTGATGCCATCCCTGAACTTAAACAGAGAAACTTTCAAAGTTTAACCCTTCATCGGAATGGTTTGATCGCTGTAGGAAAG GAGGGTGTGGTGCACAGTCTGCAAATCAAAGCCGCTCAGATCAACATAACACAAACGTGGCAATTAGAAAGACCTGTCACAACCGTGATGTACTCCCCTGACTATGAAACATTACTATTTTCGTCTAACACA ggtCAAATCTATGTGTTAAACCCAACCCGGTCTGACAAAATTGTGAAGGTCCTGGATGTTCTCAGTGGCAACTTTTTGGCAGCAGCTTTGTCACACTCTgacaaaaacatctgtgtg TCAGTGAGGGATTCTGGAGTACTGCAGCTGTGGTCTGCAGATGGCATTTGTCTTGGTTCCCTGTCTCTTCAAGCTGAG GTGACAAGTCTGGCCTGCTGTCCTATTGCACAATATGCAGCTGTTGGAACGGTTTCAGGAAATGTCCTCTTCATCGATCTGAACCGGGAGCAGCAACCACGCCTGGTTCACCGGATTCATCTGTACCACACTCCTGTGGATCACCTAGT TTTTGATCAAGAAGGGCACTACCTTCTCACAGGTTCCTCAGATTCATATATCTATGTACTAGACGCGAAGCCATCAAAGAAGTTTTCAATCATAGGATACACAG TTGTTACCGGACCAATTTTGTCGCTTTCCACTCAGTGCATCAGGGACTGTGAACAGGTGAAAGTTCTTGCACAGTGCACTGGACAGGAGCTCACAGTGCTCTCTTTGCCTACCAGGGAGCTTTCAG GTCCGGATTGTGTAGACCGACGTGGTTGTCTGTCTACCCACATCCTCAACCTTTCCAGATACCAAGTGCCTCATACACTTGAATCCTGTGTTCTGGGAGTCAGTGAGGTCTTTGCCTACTGCCAGAAGAGGAAAACTCTTCAGCGATTTGAGCTTCCCCAG GACACGGACAGTCTCTCCAGCCAACAGGTGGTCCAGCTCAAACCAGAGCAGGAAGTGAGGGGTCACCCTCTGGGCCCTGTGTCTCTTATTCTGTCTCCTCATCAGTCATGGCTGGCTTCTGTGGGGAGAGATGGCCTCCTACTTATCCGAGAGACTGCTTCCATG GAGCGGTACATTGAACTGCAATGTCATTCATGCCGTCTGGGTGGAGTTCGGAGCGTTTCCTTTTCTGCAGACAGCCAGACACTCCTCACTGCTGGCTTTAAAGATGGTTCTCTTGTGTGCAGCGATCTCAG AATTAAAGGCGCAGATGCTGGTACGCTGAATGAAGCTACAAAGTACAGTCAGTCTTTGAATCATTTCTTgaagaaaatattcaaaactgAGAATATCATCCTCATTAAATTGCCTGAGTGGGGCCAAGGGTCTCCTGCTGGCACAGTAAAACCAGAGGAAAGTGAG GTCGGTGGTGGAGCAGATACTGTGGATGTGACCGAGCAGGATGAGAGTTATAACAGCCTGCTGTTTGCACCACCTTCAGACCCCACTTGGCTGGAAAGCAGGCGAGAGGAG ATTATAAAAGAAGACAATGAGCAATATtctgacacaaagaaaaacctgAGGAAAACCATCAAAGAGTTACGTGACAAT ATCCAGGAGATGATGCGTGAAAATGAGAACCTCCCAGATATCGAACGTCTTGAACAACAAGAGTTCAACCTGGATgttgaggagcagaggagactGGAGGCCATGATGGAGCAGGAAGTTACTCGG GTGAGAAATGAAGTCGAATGGGAGATTTCAGCAAAACGGTACCTCAGTGATGTCCTAAGAAGAGAATGCTGGGATTCCATGAAGGTCAAAGGCAAGGCCATTCAG GCCTTTCACTCAGAACAACAGGTGAAGAACTATCCTCTGAAAGAACGGACAGACAAAGAGGTGGAGGACCTTCAAAGGGTTCAGATCATGAGGAAGATTGAAATGGCTGCTTGCACC CAGAGCGGGCTAAAGAAAACTTTCAACACAACCAGTGTGAAGGAGGAAGAGCAGCGGGAGGAAGGCCACGACGCAGAAAGTGCTGACGTAACGGGAAGTTGCTCGGCTCAGTTAGGATGTTCAAACCCTCATATCTACGATCAGTTCTGCCTGCAAACCACAGAACAGAGGATCAACCAGATAATTATGCTACAG GATGTGATTTATCGCATCAAGACAGCTTTCAATGCTGACTTTGAGGCCATGCACAAGCAAAAGGTGCAGGAGCTGAACCGTGTGAAGGACAGGAACAGACACATCAGGGAGATCATGCTGGAGCTGGACATGAGAGAGAAGCTGTGGGAGCCCAGCCTGACCACCAGCGAACAGCCAGAGAGGCTGCTCACTGTGGACGACTCTGAG ATAAGAGCAGAAAAGTACCTCACCCCAGaacagaaaaaggaggaggagaggaggaagttgGAAGAACAAAAACGTTCGGCTTCCAAA GGGGATAATATCAGAGACAGGGCTCTTGATTACATGATGGATGGAGTGCTTGAAGTGAAAAAAGAGGACATCTTAAAAATG GAAATACCTCCGCCtgagtttgttttgtccaaGCCTGGCATCCAGTGGAgcgaggaggagaaaaaagtctttaaagagtatgaaaagaaaacaaaagacctcagtgaggagaaggagaaatacaaaaag TCAAtggaaactgaaatgaaaaaactgCAGGCATCCAACAGGGAGGCAGCAGAAAGGTTTGATGAAACTTTGACAAAGCTGTTTGAGAAgaaagtgaaatgtgaaatggcTATTTATCAG GAAGAGCTCAAGATCACTTATCTTGTGTATTCAGTCCTCGTAGAAGACGAGATGAGAAATCGAGAGCTGGAGCTCAAGCTCAAACTTGAAAAAACGTTGGCACACAAG GAGGAAATTAGGGAGGAGGTCAAGAAACATGAAGAAGAACTAGAATTGTTTCACGAGTCCTATGAAAGCATTGTAGCTGAGGACAAA GTTCTTGACAAAGAATTCAGGAAGGAGTTCTTTGATGTGCGAAGCCATGTGGTTGATCACCTTTATAAGTTATTCAAGTGTAGACCCAG ggTTCAAAAGATGAGGACCCAGACTGACAACAGCTCCAACCTGTTTAAAGAGCAGCGTCTGTGCAGTTCTCTGGCTCCCGATGCGCTCGGCAAAATGCTGAAGGCCATGGAGGAGCTGGATGCTCCCGAGAATATGCCCGAGTACGTGAGCCCACAAATCTGGGAGAGGTTTTGTCTTGTCCGCAGAGCAAAAGTAGAAAGTGAGCAAAAG GTAAAAGTTAAAGCTTTGACTTCTGCTGAGATGCATGCGTTCGTTcagaagaggagagatgaggaaaGCACCGCtcaacaggaaattaaaaatCTCTCTGACAGACTTGAAAG TCTGCATAAGGAGAAGAACCGTTTCCTGAAGGACATCATGGTCCAGGTCCTGCTCAAACAGGGCCAGGTGGAGGTGTCCACCACAGACCTGACTGCTGACTACACTGACTCTGTACTTTCCCACAGGATTGTGGTGGAGAACCTCAACAGGACCATAAGG ACACTGGGAGAGCAGAAGATAGCCTCCATGGTGGAGTGCAAAGACTTCCGTAAGGGCATCATCCAGCTGCTGTGGGAGCACAGGATGATGGGGATGCAGATAGAGGACTTCAACACCAAGGCGAGGGACATCCAGATGTTACGACTCTCTGAGGAGCAACAGGAT TATCTCAACAAGACAGATCGAGACAGCCGCGTGTCCAAGCAAGTTTCCATTCTGGAGAAAACTATAGCTTTCCAGGAAAAG ACTCATCTACAAAGTGTGGAGCAGCACATGAAAAAGATTGAACAGCTAAACAGGCAGGCGGCAGAGAAAGCGAAGAAGAACAAAACTGTAGAACAGCAGCTTCCTAATATGCAGGTGACCGtggcagagaggaaacacatcCATGAAGCAATAG CTTCAGAGGAAAATCAGGTCACTAAAACAGAGGAGCGCTACCAGGAAATCATTCAGAGGAGGAACTTGGAGGACTTTGCCAGAGCGCAGGGGGACGAACTCGCTTTCCTCTGGGCCGAAGTCCAGCGACTGAGAATGAAGAACTTTCCTTCACTGGATCAGCTGAAACACAACTGA
- the LOC129092033 gene encoding glutathione S-transferase omega-1-like, with protein sequence MSTEKCFSKGSAKPGPVPNGHIRLYSMRFCPFAQRARLVLCAKGIKHDIINIHLRDKPEWFLEINPLGLVPTLETTAGEVIYESPITCDYLDEVYPENKLLPSSPFGKAQQKMMLEHFSKITPYFYKIPMGRKKGEDVSGLEAELNEKLSKLNEDLVNKKTKFFGGDSITMIDYMMWPWFERLESFELKHCLDGKPALKKWTELMFEDTAVKATMHSVETFNAYYKTFAEGKPNFDYGL encoded by the exons ATGTCTACCGAAAAATGTTTCTCCAAAG GAAGTGCTAAACCAGGGCCTGTCCCCAACGGCCACATCAGGCTTTACAGCATGAGATTCTGCCCCTTCGCCCAGAGAGCCAGATTAGTGCTGTGTGCCAAAGGGATCAA ACATGACATTATCAACATCCACCTGAGAGACAAGCCTGAGTGGTTCCTTGAGATAAACCCTCTTGGACTTGTCCCAACACTGGAGACAACTGCTGGTGAGGTGATATACGAGTCTCCCATCACCTGTGACTACTTGGATGAAGTTTACCCTGAGAACAAGCtgcttccttcctctccttttgGTAAAGCTCAGCAGAAGATGATGCTGGAGCACTTTTCCAAG ATTACACCATACTTTTACAAGATTCCAATGGGGAGAAAGAAGGGCGAGGATGTCTCAGGACTGGAAGCTGAATTGAATGAGAAGCTTTCCAAATTAAATGAG gaCCTCGTCAACAAGAAGACCAAGTTCTTTGGTGGGGATTCCATCACAATGATCGACTACATGATGTGGCCATGGTTTGAGAGGCTGGAGAGCTTTGAACTGAAACA CTGCCTTGACGGCAAACCTGCACTGAAGAAGTGGACGGAGCTAATGTTTGAGGACACGGCTGTCAAGGCAACAATGCACAGTGTGGAAACCTTCAATGCCTACTACAAGACCTTCGCGGAGGGGAAACCCAACTTTGACTATGGCCTGTAG
- the itprip gene encoding inositol 1,4,5-trisphosphate receptor-interacting protein: MQGAIARVCMVVAAAILNHPLLFPQENATLPDQDEALMARMRAHEERLEMEHARLEKEISQLDSKQEESSSEDGYSWYFWSTVSFVILFVIEVCRVQGGADTEVRPVEDEDMFSESGSISPRTMVLDKDILRNFCDKCTYTSAHENWRVREFVEGFADDLLESVRSVCDRQADMEVGDFVGVGSMFESWKVCKPLMCDLIVPFSPPAPYSFQFHLWCSPSSDIPPDMQGCGRIKVTRFGENEAGCLCGSANLGEDMLCLLHCNDDALKVDYSPDELLCSRNTRFLAKDQVMKWFQISVTKAWGRISHKYDFEVTFRNLDAAGALKIRFRSGKVIVLNIIPAVQLEETDAYFVSHFPSDCDSSPDPCWPLSLAVYERNLLKHFSKRLPQNSCHLHCLQIVTFLHRKQTALTGKSALTNYHLKTALLHLLLTKRPSAWSIESTEHRLRDVLSFLQRSLNEKRLHHVLIGNSKVPEKVQVPEIIRKAEPVNLFRSLVLQRELYSATVRHFREMLRNAPVLIQEYTPQLSNGALRH, translated from the coding sequence ATGCAGGGGGCCATCGCACGAGTGTGTATGGTGGTGGCCGCTGCCATACTAAACCACCCCTTGCTCTTTCCTCAAGAGAACGCCACGCTCCCGGACCAGGACGAGGCGCTGATGGCTCGTATGCGGGCGCACGAGGAGAGGCTGGAAATGGAGCATGCGAGGCTGGAGAAAGAGATTTCACAGCTGGACTCAAAGCAGGAAGAAAGCAGCTCGGAGGACGGTTATAGTTGGTACTTTTGGAGCACCGTGTCTTTCGTCATACTCTTCGTTATCGAGGTGTGCAGGGTGCAGGGTGGTGCTGACACAGAAGTTCGGCCAGTTGAGGATGAAGACATGTTTTCAGAGAGTGGATCCATCAGCCCCAGGACGATGGTGCTGGATAAGGATATCCTGAGAAACTTCTGTGACAAGTGCACCTACACCTCAGCCCATGAAAACTGGAGGGTGAGGGAGTTTGTCGAGGGTTTTGCCGATGACTTGCTGGAATCGGTCAGGAGCGTATgcgacaggcaggcagacatgGAAGTCGGGGACTTTGTCGGGGTTGGAAGCATGTTCGAGTCGTGGAAGGTGTGCAAGCCACTGATGTGCGACCTCATAGTGCCTTTCTCGCCTCCAGCTCCGTACTCCTTCCAGTTCCACCTGTGGTGCAGCCCCTCCAGTGACATTCCTCCGGACATGCAGGGCTGTGGCCGGATAAAGGTGACCAGGTTTGGGGAGAACGAGGCGGGCTGCCTCTGCGGCTCTGCTAACCTTGGAGAGGACATGCTTTGTCTGTTGCATTGCAACGACGACGCACTCAAAGTGGACTACAGTCCCGATGAACTGCTGTGCTCCAGGAACACACGTTTCTTAGCCAAAGATCAAGTCATGAAGTGGTTTCAGATCTCGGTAACCAAAGCGTGGGGACGCATCTCTCACAAATACGACTTTGAGGTCACTTTTCGCAACCTGGATGCCGCCGGTGCTCTGAAGATCAGATTCCGCTCAGGGAAAGTCATCGTACTGAACATCATACCTGCGGTTCAGCTGGAGGAAACGGATGCTTATTTTGTCTCACACTTCCCCTCAGACTGTGACAGCTCTCCTGACCCATGCTGGCCCCTCTCTTTAGCTGTCTACGAGAGGAATTTGCTGAAACATTTCTCTAAACGCCTGCCACAAAATTCCTGTCATTTACACTGCCTTCAGATTGTTACTTTCCTACACAGAAAGCAGACAGCGCTCACAGGAAAAAGTGCCCTCACTAACTACCATTTAAAGACTGCTCTGTTGCACCTGTTGCTGACTAAAAGACCCTCTGCGTGGAGCATTGAGAGCACGGAGCACAGGCTTCGGGATGTGCTCAGCTTCTTGCAGAGGAGCCTAAACGAGAAGAGACTCCATCACGTTCTGATCGGGAACAGCAAAGTGCCAGAAAAAGTCCAGGTTCCTGAGATAATTCGCAAAGCAGAGCCCGTCAATCTGTTCCGCTCTCTGGTGTTGCAGAGGGAGCTTTATTCGGCAACAGTCAGGCATTTCCGCGAGATGTTGAGAAATGCCCCTGTGCTCATACAAGAGTACACACCGCAGTTATCAAACGGAGCTCTACGCCACTAG
- the LOC129092638 gene encoding cholesterol 25-hydroxylase-like protein, which produces MTTSDGTERLLQIVWDWLRHQSFLRSPLFPVFFSLTVYLSCCLPYIILDLLCSRLTLVRRFKIQPQSEVTWAKAWRCWCRILHNHVCFILPLSVAHGHWRPVFSPTLAPEMLTVFKDVLACLLLFDTQYFLWHLLHHKVPWLYHSFHKEHHLYTATFSLTTENTGVWEMLSLSFFATLNPLLLGCHPLTEMLFFVTNMYLSVEAHSGYEFPWSPHRVVPFGLYGGAQHHDLHHLKFKVNYAPYFTHWDRLLGTLQGTQRKSRTLKR; this is translated from the coding sequence ATGACAACCTCAGACGGCACAGAGAGACTCCTACAGATTGTTTGGGACTGGTTAAGACATCAGAGCTTCCTCAGATCTCCACTTTTCccagttttcttctctctgacaGTTTACCTGAGCTGCTGCTTACCTTACATTATCCTGGATTTGCTCTGTTCCAGACTGACCCTGGTGCGCCGCTTCAAGATCCAGCCTCAGAGCGAGGTGACGTGGGCAAAGGCTTGGAGGTGTTGGTGCAGAATTCTCCACaaccatgtttgttttattctccctctttctgttgCTCACGGGCACTGGAGGCCCGTGTTTTCTCCCACACTGGCACCTGAGATGCTGACTGTTTTCAAAGACGTGCTGGCCTGCCTCCTCTTGTTCGACACGCAGTACTTTTTGTGGCACCTGCTCCATCACAAAGTGCCCTGGCTCTATCATTCCTTCCACAAGGAGCACCACCTCTACACGGCCACCTTCTCCCTGACCACGGAGAACACGGGCGTCTGGGAGATGCTGAGCCTCAGCTTCTTTGCAACCCTGAACCCTTTGCTCCTGGGCTGCCATCCACTCACTGAGATGCTCTTCTTTGTCACGAACATGTATCTGTCCGTGGAGGCGCACTCCGGATATGAATTCCCCTGGTCTCCACATAGAGTGGTGCCATTCGGCCTCTATGGAGGAGCTCAGCATCATGACCTCCACCACCTCAAATTCAAAGTCAACTACGCACCATACTTCACGCACTGGGACAGACTTCTCGGCACACTGCAGGGGACGCAGAGGAAGTCGAGGACTTTAAAGAGGTGA
- the fas gene encoding tumor necrosis factor receptor superfamily member 6, protein MAATSSMFSVGFIVFVLLSVTTTSAEERSATNAMCVDGMYAHGARNCCLCAAGQHLVNHCTTDQQFGKCEPCATNTYSNQPTYQKSCEPCTSCSHTNADLELEEPCTPASDAKCRCKKDHYCSSSTETCTLCNPCTECPEGIKEACSAKSDTICNDKTEGGNNTGIIIAIIVPILLIALAVAIFAYVYRKNRSRREQHNAVEILLLNVSDVELQPHLPDIAKVIGWKDMQEVAMRSSIMDTVIDSCKLNHPGDSQEWTLELLKVFVEKHGKEAPRKLIEILQDSDKRGKAESVQNILCPKQTLPA, encoded by the exons ATGGCAGCTACTTCCAGCATGTTTTCCGTGGGGTTCATCGTTTTCGTTTTGCTCTCCGT GACCACTACatctgcagaggagaggagcgcAACCAACGCAATGTGCGTGGATGGCATGTACGCACATGGCGCACGGAACTGCTGTCTGTGCGCTGCAG GTCAGCACCTGGTGAATCATTGCACCACAGATCAACAATTTGGGAAATGCGAACCCTGTGctacaaacacatacagcaaTCAACCTACTTACCAGAAGTCCTGTGAGCCCTGCACATCCTGCTCACATACTAATG CCGATCTAGAGCTGGAGGAACCCTGCACCCCTGCCAGTGACGCTAAGTGCCGATGTAAAAAAGATCACTATTGCAGCAGTAGCACAGAAACATGTACACTCTGCAATCCTTGTACAGA ATGTCCGGAGGGCATCAAAGAAGCATGTTCAGCCAAAAGCGACACAATCTGCAATGACAAAACCGAAG gggGAAATAACACTGGGATAATAATCGCCATTATTGTTCCAATATTACTCATTGCATTGGCTGTTGCTATTTTTGCATACGTTTATCGAAAGAATCGCTCCC GGAGGGAACAACATAACGCTGTG GAGATTCTGCTTCTTAATG TTTCAGATGTTGAACTCCAGCCTCACCTGCCTGACATTGCAAAAGTGATTGGATGGAAGGATATGCAGGAGGTAGCAATGCGCAGCAGTATAATGGACACTGTTATTGATTCTTGTAAACTGAACCACCCTGGTGACAGCCAGGAGTGGACACTTGAACTACTAAAAGTGTTTGTGGAGAAGCATGGCAAGGAGGCCCCTAGGAAATTGATCGAAATTCTTCAAGATAGTGACAAAAGGGGCAAAGCAGAAAGCGTGCAAAATATTCTGTGTCCTAAACAAACACTTCCTGCTTGA